A region of Pristis pectinata isolate sPriPec2 chromosome 24, sPriPec2.1.pri, whole genome shotgun sequence DNA encodes the following proteins:
- the LOC127582617 gene encoding cathepsin L2-like — translation MVWEKNMNFIAKHNLEHSMGKHTFTVGMNQFGDLTMKEFAQLLNKFNKKEVGNSTYKVFTAQQNADLPSFVDWRPKGYVTPVKDQGQCGSCWAFSTTGVLEGQVFKKTGKLISLSEQYLMDCSRDVGNRGCNGGYKVRSLLFIKEKGISSEQSYPYTAKDGECKFNRNDIVATCKGVRKIPTDSEADLAAAVATVGPISVSIDAEHRSFMLYKSGAG, via the exons ATGGTTTGGGAGAAAAATATGAACTTCATTGCGAAGCATAACCTGGAGCATTCAATGGGAAAACACACATTTACTGTAGGAATGAATCAGTTTGGAGATCTG ACCATGAAGGAGTTTGCGCAACTTTTGAATAAATTCAACAAAAAAGAAGTGGGGAATTCGACGTACAAAGTGTTTACAGCTCAGCAGAATGCTGACCTGCCGTCATTTGTTGACTGGCGCCCTAAAGGTTATGTTACTCCAGTGAAGGACCAG GGACAATGTGGCTCCTGCTGGGCTTTCAGCACGACTGGAGTACTTGAGGGCCAGGTATTTAAGAAAACAGGAAAACTCATTTCCCTGAGCGAACAGTACCTGATGGACTGTAGCAGAGATGTAGGGAACCGAGGCTGTAATGGTGGATACAAAGTGCGATCCCTTCTATTTATCAAAGAAAAAGGCATCAGTTCAGAGCAATCCTACCCCTACACTGCAAAG GATGGGGAATGCAAGTTCAACAGAAATGATATTGTCGCCACTTGCAAGGGTGTCAGGAAGATTCCGACAGATTCGGAAGCGGATTTGGCTGCAGCTGTGGCCACAGTTGGACCGATCTCTGTCTCCATCGATGCAGAGCACAGATCCTTCATGTTGTACAAATCAG